One region of Chloroflexota bacterium genomic DNA includes:
- a CDS encoding DUF2298 domain-containing protein yields the protein MNHVRALHWLALAAVTGLALGLRLFGLDWDQGHHLHPDERFLSIVLTQIHPPTDLAMYFDPAASPYSPFNQGIGFFVYGTLPVFLVDWLSRLLGMQGYDQAYLVGRAASAIVDTGTVVLVYLLGRRLLGAWPGLLAALLMALAVHAIQLSHFFTVDTFATFFSTAALWLLVRAADKPRWLDLGLLGLAIGLALASKLSAGLLLVLVAAWWGVRGWRGRHLRSGRTAAAAWIGRGVLVAVAAALAFRVAQPYAFASASPLDWRLGEPFLDAVSQQQAIQTGTYDWPPGVQWAGTAPYLYPLKQIVRWGVGPAFGVAALIGIGASAVMLWRGRRHPLALPLAWAALTFGYGGALVLKTMRYFHPLYPVLALVAAWVLAELWRRRDRIPHIPTRFASPAIVVGGGLMVAATAAWAAAFMQVYAREHPRVEASAWIHANVPPGAHVLTEHWDDQLPLGLPGLPHDRYAFSQLRVFDRENVDKRGHLIRALDASDVVVLSSDRGAATIPRMPQRYPLAGRYYDALWDGTLGFRLAAQFESRPSLGPWPIDDASAEEAFTVYDHPRVSVFLRDAPNVAARVAASLAEVDERGAVAVLPKDSQSAPILFTPEAAAAVQRDAGWPDVYRTRPLEGWAAVLAWYGAGLALTLALWPLLARALGMLPDAGYAAARVLAPALAVLPAWWLASVGLARFDAPSIVGGAGALVLVSAAAWSRGGRPWSALLPRLRTALIVEGVFLVAWAGFLALRAANPDLWHPVFGGEKPMDYAHLNAIIRTPTFPPHDPWYAGGHLNYYYFGHVPTAALSKVLGVPPGTAYNLALAGYAAAMVAGVFAVGHGVWTLLRRPGWRAVAVGVAAALLVVVAGNLQSAVQLVEVARNHAADPTSGWSVLAQIPAAIGGDLAADYDLWAPTRVIPDTVNEFPWFTFTYGDLHPHLMNLAATATALLGALALVALGEHRRTGGTVRWSSWAAVLAFQALVLGLHRVTNPWDFPTYLVVTLATLAYGLWRAGELGGRTVIALTAGAGAGLVAASQLLFLPFHRHYVEFYGGVIPTPQTTSAVQWLLIFGLPTAVVLTLAARTVTPALAGRRRRSGRGVPTVAAAVPALLAVGALAAALVWGAEPWSARLLLAGLVGTVGLAAWRVRDRPHVLVPLALFGAAVLLTAIPEVVAVRDDIGRLNTVFKSHLQAWVLAGLGAAIALPQVAEALWRGQSPLTLPFRAGWAVVLAGLLAVALIYPAAATPHKLNLRIQPLPATLDGEAFMDGGEILDEGKPVSLTPDSRALTWLRENVTGAPTIVEAPTTIYRWGGRASVYTGLPTVVGWDWHARQQHWGYVHAVDARIDDVQELFETHSPFRARALLDRYGVDLIYVGPLERAHHDGPALSKFDAMGDLGVTPIYADDGVTIYRVRPVPERPVTGPRG from the coding sequence ATGAACCACGTGCGCGCGCTGCATTGGCTCGCGCTGGCGGCGGTGACCGGCCTGGCGCTCGGCCTGCGGCTGTTTGGCCTGGACTGGGATCAGGGTCACCACCTGCACCCCGACGAGCGCTTTCTGAGCATTGTGCTCACCCAGATCCACCCGCCGACCGACCTGGCGATGTATTTCGACCCCGCCGCATCGCCCTACAGCCCGTTCAATCAAGGGATCGGCTTTTTCGTCTACGGCACGCTGCCCGTCTTCCTGGTCGACTGGCTGAGCCGGCTGCTGGGCATGCAGGGTTACGACCAGGCCTACCTGGTGGGACGCGCGGCGTCGGCCATTGTGGACACCGGCACGGTGGTGTTGGTCTATCTGCTGGGACGGCGCCTGCTGGGGGCCTGGCCGGGGCTGCTGGCAGCCCTGCTGATGGCACTGGCGGTGCATGCCATCCAGCTCTCGCACTTCTTCACAGTCGACACGTTTGCGACCTTCTTCAGCACCGCTGCGCTGTGGCTGCTCGTGCGCGCGGCCGACAAGCCGCGCTGGCTGGATCTCGGCTTGCTTGGGCTGGCCATCGGGCTGGCCCTGGCGAGCAAGCTGAGCGCCGGGCTGCTGCTGGTCCTGGTAGCGGCATGGTGGGGGGTGCGGGGCTGGCGGGGCCGGCACTTGCGGTCGGGTCGGACCGCCGCGGCGGCCTGGATCGGCCGAGGCGTCCTGGTCGCCGTCGCGGCGGCGCTCGCGTTTCGGGTCGCCCAGCCCTACGCCTTCGCGTCCGCGTCGCCGCTGGACTGGCGGCTGGGCGAGCCGTTCCTCGACGCCGTGTCCCAGCAGCAGGCGATTCAAACCGGGACCTACGACTGGCCGCCCGGCGTGCAATGGGCCGGCACCGCTCCCTACCTGTACCCGCTGAAGCAAATCGTGCGCTGGGGCGTGGGGCCGGCGTTCGGCGTCGCCGCCCTCATCGGCATCGGCGCGTCCGCGGTGATGCTGTGGCGCGGCCGCCGTCACCCCCTGGCCCTGCCCCTGGCCTGGGCGGCGCTGACGTTTGGCTACGGCGGGGCCCTGGTGCTCAAGACCATGCGCTATTTCCACCCGCTCTACCCCGTGCTCGCCCTGGTGGCGGCGTGGGTGCTGGCCGAGCTGTGGCGCCGTCGCGACCGCATCCCACACATTCCCACCAGATTCGCGTCCCCCGCCATCGTGGTCGGCGGAGGTCTCATGGTTGCCGCCACGGCCGCGTGGGCGGCCGCCTTCATGCAGGTCTACGCGCGCGAGCATCCGCGCGTGGAAGCGTCCGCCTGGATCCACGCCAACGTGCCCCCCGGCGCCCACGTGCTCACCGAGCACTGGGACGATCAGCTCCCGCTGGGGCTCCCCGGGCTGCCCCACGACCGCTACGCCTTCAGCCAGCTGCGCGTCTTTGACCGAGAGAACGTCGACAAGCGGGGCCACCTGATTCGAGCGCTCGACGCCTCCGACGTGGTGGTGCTCTCCAGCGACCGCGGGGCGGCCACGATTCCCCGCATGCCGCAGCGATATCCGCTGGCAGGCCGCTACTACGACGCTCTCTGGGACGGGACGCTGGGGTTCCGGCTGGCCGCGCAGTTCGAGTCGCGGCCATCGCTCGGTCCGTGGCCGATCGACGATGCGAGCGCCGAAGAGGCGTTCACGGTCTACGACCACCCGCGCGTCTCGGTGTTCCTCCGCGACGCGCCCAACGTCGCCGCACGGGTGGCGGCGAGCCTGGCGGAGGTCGACGAGCGCGGGGCCGTTGCGGTGCTGCCCAAGGATTCGCAGTCGGCCCCAATCCTTTTCACTCCGGAGGCCGCCGCTGCGGTGCAGCGCGACGCCGGTTGGCCCGACGTCTATCGCACACGTCCGCTCGAGGGCTGGGCCGCGGTGCTGGCCTGGTACGGCGCGGGCCTGGCACTCACGCTGGCGCTTTGGCCGCTGCTGGCGCGGGCGCTGGGGATGCTGCCCGATGCCGGCTACGCCGCCGCGCGCGTGCTGGCGCCGGCCCTGGCGGTGCTGCCCGCCTGGTGGCTGGCCAGCGTGGGGCTGGCGCGCTTCGACGCGCCGAGCATCGTCGGCGGCGCCGGGGCGCTGGTGCTGGTCTCCGCCGCGGCGTGGTCTCGCGGCGGAAGGCCGTGGTCGGCGCTGCTTCCGCGTCTACGCACCGCGCTCATCGTCGAAGGCGTCTTCCTCGTCGCGTGGGCCGGATTTCTGGCGCTGCGCGCGGCTAATCCCGATCTGTGGCACCCCGTGTTCGGCGGCGAGAAACCCATGGACTACGCCCATCTCAACGCCATCATCCGGACACCGACGTTCCCGCCGCACGACCCGTGGTACGCCGGGGGCCATCTGAACTACTACTACTTCGGCCACGTGCCGACGGCCGCGCTGAGCAAGGTCCTGGGCGTGCCGCCGGGTACGGCCTACAACCTGGCGCTGGCCGGCTATGCGGCGGCCATGGTTGCCGGAGTGTTTGCCGTGGGTCACGGCGTGTGGACCTTGCTGCGGCGACCGGGCTGGCGGGCCGTGGCCGTAGGCGTCGCGGCGGCGCTGTTGGTGGTCGTGGCCGGCAACTTGCAGTCGGCCGTGCAGCTCGTGGAAGTCGCACGCAACCACGCCGCCGACCCGACGTCCGGGTGGAGCGTTCTGGCGCAGATTCCGGCCGCCATCGGCGGCGATCTGGCGGCCGACTACGACCTCTGGGCGCCCACGCGGGTTATTCCGGACACCGTCAACGAGTTTCCGTGGTTCACGTTTACCTACGGCGATCTTCACCCGCATCTGATGAACCTGGCGGCAACGGCCACGGCGCTCTTGGGCGCGCTGGCCCTGGTGGCGCTGGGCGAGCACCGGCGGACGGGCGGGACCGTTCGCTGGTCCTCATGGGCAGCCGTTCTGGCGTTTCAGGCGCTCGTGCTGGGGCTGCACCGGGTCACCAACCCGTGGGACTTTCCGACCTATCTGGTCGTGACGCTGGCCACGCTGGCCTACGGACTCTGGCGCGCGGGCGAATTGGGCGGGCGAACCGTCATCGCGCTGACGGCGGGGGCCGGTGCGGGACTCGTGGCCGCGAGCCAGCTGCTGTTCCTGCCGTTCCACCGGCACTACGTCGAGTTCTACGGGGGCGTGATTCCCACCCCGCAAACCACGTCGGCGGTTCAGTGGCTGCTCATCTTTGGGCTGCCGACCGCCGTCGTGCTCACCCTGGCGGCGCGGACGGTCACGCCGGCGTTGGCCGGTCGTCGTCGCAGGAGTGGTCGCGGCGTTCCCACCGTGGCCGCCGCCGTCCCGGCCCTGCTGGCGGTTGGCGCGTTGGCGGCTGCGCTGGTCTGGGGGGCGGAACCATGGTCCGCGCGTCTGTTGCTCGCGGGTCTCGTGGGAACGGTCGGCTTGGCGGCCTGGCGCGTGCGCGACCGGCCGCACGTCCTCGTTCCATTGGCCCTGTTCGGCGCGGCGGTGCTACTGACGGCGATTCCGGAAGTGGTGGCCGTGCGGGACGACATCGGCCGGCTCAACACGGTCTTCAAGTCGCACCTGCAAGCCTGGGTGCTGGCCGGGCTTGGAGCGGCGATCGCGCTGCCGCAGGTTGCGGAGGCGCTTTGGCGGGGGCAATCGCCATTGACCCTGCCGTTTCGCGCGGGCTGGGCCGTCGTGCTCGCCGGCCTCCTTGCGGTGGCCCTGATCTACCCGGCGGCCGCGACCCCGCACAAGCTGAATCTCCGCATCCAGCCGCTGCCCGCCACGCTGGACGGCGAGGCCTTCATGGACGGCGGCGAGATCCTGGACGAGGGCAAGCCCGTGAGCCTGACGCCCGACTCTCGTGCACTGACGTGGCTGCGAGAAAACGTAACGGGCGCGCCGACCATCGTGGAAGCCCCAACCACGATCTATCGCTGGGGCGGTCGCGCGTCCGTCTACACCGGCCTTCCCACGGTTGTCGGGTGGGATTGGCATGCGCGGCAGCAGCACTGGGGCTACGTGCACGCGGTGGACGCGCGCATCGACGACGTGCAGGAGCTGTTCGAGACGCACAGTCCGTTCCGCGCGCGCGCGCTGCTGGATCGGTATGGCGTGGACCTGATCTACGTCGGGCCGCTGGAGCGCGCGCATCACGACGGTCCGGCTCTGAGCAAATTCGACGCCATGGGCGACCTGGGCGTGACGCCGATCTATGCCGACGACGGCGTCACGATCTATCGCGTGAGGCCGGTGCCCGAGCGCCCCGTGACCGGACCGCGGGGATAG
- a CDS encoding type II toxin-antitoxin system RelE/ParE family toxin: MTNKPVVLRERARRDVDEAVEHFLAEARSEVALAFIDALEEAFRRMGEFPATGSPRDARELDIPGLRSWVVGGLPFLVFYVEREADIDVWRVLHAARDVPAWLREPLEG, from the coding sequence GTGACCAACAAGCCCGTTGTCCTTCGTGAGCGGGCGCGACGCGATGTGGACGAGGCTGTCGAGCATTTCCTGGCCGAGGCGCGGTCGGAAGTCGCGCTGGCCTTCATCGACGCGCTGGAGGAAGCCTTCCGCCGCATGGGGGAGTTTCCGGCAACCGGTTCGCCCCGCGATGCACGTGAGTTGGATATCCCCGGCCTGCGTTCGTGGGTCGTGGGTGGACTTCCCTTTCTCGTCTTCTACGTTGAGCGAGAGGCGGACATCGACGTTTGGAGGGTCCTGCACGCGGCGCGCGACGTTCCGGCGTGGCTGCGGGAGCCGCTCGAGGGCTGA
- a CDS encoding type II toxin-antitoxin system ParD family antitoxin, giving the protein MSTMNISLPQALKSFVDRQVRSRGYSSSSEYVRELIRKDHDLQRLHDLLLEGAASPPAVTADSDYFGRLRDRVRDAGEG; this is encoded by the coding sequence GTGAGCACGATGAATATCTCGCTTCCCCAGGCCCTCAAGTCCTTCGTGGACCGGCAGGTCAGGTCGCGCGGCTACAGCTCGTCGAGCGAATACGTCCGCGAATTGATCCGCAAAGACCACGATCTCCAGCGCCTGCACGACCTGCTACTCGAAGGCGCGGCGTCGCCGCCGGCGGTCACCGCCGATTCGGACTACTTCGGCCGGCTGCGCGATCGGGTGCGCGACGCCGGCGAGGGGTGA
- a CDS encoding DUF5667 domain-containing protein, whose protein sequence is MSQELQAAFEESLDRVQRGEASLDQVLRDYPEMAADLRELLVVALDLQAMTPPPMTPAEMARGLALIDQELQRRAAAPPRPIASLWDRLIPRLPPLAPVRLAGVVAAVAVALVAYGGVTLAAVNSGPGSALYGYRLSLEELRVAFVSEDERATLYLEHAEARLREIEQTAPAGDRTAVQHAIDAYRDSLRKGVSALSIASAAAGPADREDAAAVVADFRSRLRDHQSRLQGLTEALAPDVREPIAVASQSADEGLLDARRGPNLALLPTATPGVVAESAELPTPSPAPATTAAPAPPPPTAAPSPSPAPTTPPEATATPPAPTATPDAETPSPAPTESSPPSSDQVAVAEQQAVLVGRLDAQDDARLLVSGIAVRLPGADEPAAQVDLAIAIGDWVQVVAVLDSDGQLRLVNLGHAPTPEAAPTPEATATPEPTETATPEATATPEPTETPAPTASPTPETTPTPEPTETPTPETTPTLEATPSPEPTETPAPTESPTPEATPSPEPTETPAPTETPTPEATATPEPTVSPTPEATPEPTETPAPSETPTPEPTPTPEPTVSPEPTPDDDDGSEVEVERLATLRGIVQSVAENVLRVGGVEFWIPDDAADLVPDGVEPGAVVRIAYRVDATDPDDPLLLVVTVELIAPATEDAAEAGSVSLPPPAG, encoded by the coding sequence ATGAGCCAGGAACTCCAGGCTGCTTTCGAAGAGAGCCTGGACCGCGTGCAGCGTGGCGAGGCTTCCCTCGACCAGGTGCTCCGCGACTACCCCGAAATGGCCGCGGACCTGCGCGAGCTTCTGGTGGTCGCGCTGGACCTGCAGGCCATGACGCCGCCGCCGATGACGCCGGCCGAGATGGCCCGTGGACTCGCTCTGATCGATCAAGAGCTGCAGCGGCGCGCCGCCGCACCGCCTCGGCCCATCGCCTCACTGTGGGATCGCCTGATCCCGCGCCTACCGCCCCTCGCGCCGGTGCGCCTGGCCGGCGTGGTGGCCGCGGTGGCGGTGGCTCTCGTGGCCTATGGCGGGGTCACGCTTGCCGCCGTCAACAGCGGTCCGGGCAGCGCGCTCTATGGATATCGCCTATCCCTCGAGGAGCTGCGCGTCGCTTTCGTGTCCGAGGATGAGCGCGCAACTCTCTACCTCGAGCACGCCGAGGCGCGGCTGCGCGAAATCGAGCAGACGGCGCCCGCCGGTGACCGAACCGCCGTCCAGCACGCCATTGATGCCTATCGGGACTCGCTGCGCAAGGGCGTGAGCGCGTTGAGCATCGCCAGCGCGGCTGCCGGTCCCGCCGACCGGGAGGACGCTGCGGCGGTCGTGGCTGACTTCAGGAGCCGGCTGCGCGACCATCAATCGCGGCTCCAGGGCCTGACCGAGGCCTTGGCGCCCGATGTCCGCGAGCCGATTGCCGTGGCCAGCCAGTCGGCTGACGAGGGACTCCTGGACGCACGCCGGGGACCCAACCTGGCGCTGCTGCCCACCGCGACTCCGGGGGTGGTGGCTGAGTCCGCCGAGCTGCCGACGCCGTCCCCGGCACCGGCGACGACGGCCGCTCCGGCTCCGCCGCCCCCAACGGCCGCGCCCTCGCCGTCGCCGGCGCCTACCACGCCGCCTGAGGCAACCGCAACGCCGCCGGCGCCTACGGCTACTCCAGACGCGGAGACGCCGTCGCCCGCGCCGACCGAATCGTCGCCGCCGTCGTCGGATCAGGTCGCCGTGGCCGAGCAGCAGGCGGTGCTGGTTGGGCGACTTGACGCGCAAGACGACGCCCGGCTCTTGGTTTCGGGGATCGCGGTGCGCCTCCCCGGCGCCGACGAGCCGGCCGCCCAGGTTGACCTGGCCATCGCGATTGGCGACTGGGTCCAGGTCGTGGCCGTCCTCGACAGCGACGGCCAGTTGCGATTGGTGAACTTGGGTCACGCGCCGACGCCGGAAGCCGCGCCGACGCCGGAGGCGACCGCCACGCCTGAACCCACGGAGACGGCGACGCCGGAGGCGACCGCCACGCCGGAGCCCACGGAGACCCCGGCGCCCACCGCGTCACCGACGCCGGAGACCACGCCTACGCCGGAGCCGACCGAGACGCCGACGCCGGAGACTACCCCGACGCTGGAAGCTACGCCGTCACCGGAGCCAACGGAAACCCCGGCACCGACCGAGTCACCGACCCCGGAGGCCACGCCTTCGCCGGAACCGACCGAGACCCCGGCTCCGACGGAGACGCCCACACCGGAAGCCACGGCGACGCCAGAACCAACCGTGTCTCCGACACCCGAGGCCACACCAGAGCCGACGGAGACTCCGGCCCCCAGCGAGACGCCAACGCCGGAACCCACCCCCACGCCCGAACCAACCGTCTCACCCGAGCCGACCCCGGACGACGACGACGGATCAGAGGTCGAGGTGGAACGCCTGGCAACGCTCCGCGGCATCGTCCAGAGCGTTGCGGAGAATGTCCTCCGGGTTGGCGGCGTGGAGTTCTGGATTCCGGACGACGCGGCGGATCTGGTGCCGGACGGCGTCGAGCCGGGCGCGGTCGTGCGGATTGCCTATCGCGTCGACGCGACCGATCCCGACGATCCGTTGCTGCTGGTGGTGACGGTCGAACTCATCGCGCCGGCGACGGAGGACGCGGCCGAGGCGGGCAGCGTCTCGCTGCCTCCGCCGGCCGGCTAG
- a CDS encoding GDP-mannose 4,6-dehydratase, whose translation MRRHRPHRARAGLARRDAAGHGHRAHGGLAAGGRRLSALVTGGAGFIGRHVVAELLRRGEPVRVLDNLSRSRDASLDDFGGDPAYCGLVQADVTDADAVNTAAADVDVIYHLAADVAVGASVRDPTGAMRTNVLGTLVVAEAARRRDLRLVLVSTCHVYAAANEPLVEDAAAIPASPYAASKLAAEVIAQSYARTYDLRLTTVRPFNVYGPWQRDDAEGGVVARFLSRNLAGASLEVHGDGAQTRDFVYVNDCARGIVDAATESAVGRTLNLASGAETSIAELAALIAGDPRRVRHVPHPHPEAEVARYIGDAALARQALGWTPRVDLAAGLARTRAWFADRA comes from the coding sequence GTGCGCCGACACCGGCCGCATCGAGCGCGAGCTGGGCTGGCGCGCCGAGACGCCGCTGGCCACGGGCATCGCGCGCATGGCGGACTGGCTGCGGGAGGTCGACGCCTGAGCGCGCTCGTCACCGGCGGCGCCGGCTTCATCGGGCGGCACGTGGTGGCCGAGTTGCTACGGCGCGGGGAGCCGGTGCGTGTGCTCGACAACCTGTCGCGCAGCCGCGACGCGAGCTTGGATGACTTTGGAGGCGATCCGGCCTATTGCGGGCTGGTCCAGGCGGACGTCACCGACGCCGACGCCGTGAACACCGCGGCAGCAGACGTGGACGTGATCTATCACCTGGCCGCCGACGTCGCGGTCGGCGCGAGCGTGCGCGATCCGACCGGCGCCATGCGGACCAACGTGCTGGGCACGTTGGTCGTGGCCGAGGCCGCCCGCCGCCGGGACCTGCGCCTCGTCCTGGTGAGCACCTGTCACGTTTACGCCGCGGCCAACGAACCGCTCGTGGAAGACGCCGCGGCGATCCCCGCCTCTCCCTACGCCGCCTCCAAGCTGGCCGCCGAAGTCATCGCGCAGAGCTACGCGCGGACCTATGACCTGCGGCTGACCACCGTGCGCCCGTTCAACGTCTACGGACCCTGGCAGCGCGACGACGCGGAGGGCGGCGTGGTCGCGCGCTTCCTGAGCCGCAACCTGGCCGGAGCGTCGCTCGAGGTGCACGGCGACGGGGCGCAGACGCGCGACTTCGTCTACGTGAACGACTGCGCGCGTGGCATCGTCGACGCGGCGACGGAGTCCGCGGTCGGCCGCACGCTGAATCTTGCCTCCGGCGCCGAAACGTCGATCGCGGAGCTTGCGGCCCTGATCGCCGGCGATCCCAGGCGGGTCCGCCACGTGCCGCACCCGCATCCCGAGGCCGAGGTCGCCCGCTACATCGGCGACGCGGCGCTGGCCCGTCAGGCGCTTGGCTGGACGCCGCGCGTCGATCTGGCCGCGGGGCTGGCGCGGACGCGCGCCTGGTTCGCCGACCGTGCCTGA
- a CDS encoding RNA polymerase sigma factor — MDTASPEEHLEALIEASMRLDREAFGELYRLFAPKIQRFIAYQTHDRVLAEDLTNQTFIRAMDAIARYEHRSTGEFTAWLYRIAKNVVVDHWRAARDTVPLEEGLLANPSDTLDSQFDAISRREELRKAMRHLTDDQREVITYRFALGLSHAEIGRLMGRNEPAVRALQFRAIATLRNVLQGDSA, encoded by the coding sequence GTGGATACCGCATCGCCGGAAGAGCACCTCGAAGCGCTCATTGAGGCCTCCATGCGTCTCGACCGTGAGGCGTTTGGTGAGCTGTACCGCCTCTTCGCGCCCAAGATCCAGCGATTCATCGCCTATCAGACCCATGACCGCGTGTTGGCCGAGGACCTCACCAACCAGACGTTCATCCGAGCCATGGACGCGATCGCGCGCTACGAACACCGCTCGACCGGCGAGTTCACGGCTTGGCTCTATCGCATTGCGAAAAACGTGGTGGTCGACCACTGGCGCGCCGCGCGCGACACGGTGCCCCTCGAAGAGGGCCTGCTGGCCAACCCGTCCGACACGTTGGACTCGCAGTTCGACGCCATCTCGCGGCGGGAAGAGCTGCGCAAAGCCATGCGCCACCTCACCGACGATCAACGCGAGGTCATCACCTATCGATTTGCCCTAGGTCTGAGCCACGCCGAAATCGGCCGGCTGATGGGCCGTAACGAGCCCGCCGTGCGCGCGTTGCAATTTCGGGCGATAGCCACGCTGCGCAACGTTTTGCAAGGGGACTCGGCATGA
- a CDS encoding GDP-mannose 4,6-dehydratase codes for MRVLITGAAGMYGITLTRRLLADDPHADVIGVDDFSRQYPGPDPLTVEAAGCDRLTVVAGDFADLSTERLEDLAPDAVVHYAARISVPESMDDPAGYFAANEQGTFRFAHAIAGMRRPPLLVYASSPEVYGAPVRVPMDEWHPLQPRSVYAASKVAGEMHCLAIHRWWGHPVVVIRNFNTFGPHQNLVGYPAVIPAFIVRALRGEPLRVEGGGTQTRDFMYIDDAVDAYARVLAAGPRLAGSVFNIGTGQETSIRDLAELIVSATGSTSAVQVMPGRRSDLPALCADTGRIERELGWRAETPLATGIARMADWLREVDA; via the coding sequence ATGAGGGTGCTCATCACGGGCGCGGCCGGCATGTACGGCATCACCCTCACGCGCCGCCTGCTGGCCGACGATCCGCACGCCGATGTGATCGGCGTCGACGATTTCTCGCGCCAATATCCCGGCCCGGACCCGCTCACGGTCGAGGCGGCGGGTTGCGATCGGCTGACGGTCGTGGCGGGCGACTTCGCGGACCTATCCACCGAGCGCCTGGAGGACCTGGCGCCCGACGCCGTGGTGCACTACGCGGCCCGAATCTCGGTGCCGGAGTCCATGGACGACCCGGCCGGCTACTTCGCCGCCAACGAGCAGGGGACCTTTCGCTTCGCCCACGCCATTGCCGGCATGCGGCGGCCGCCGCTGCTGGTTTACGCCTCATCGCCCGAGGTCTACGGCGCGCCGGTGCGGGTGCCGATGGACGAGTGGCATCCGCTCCAGCCGCGGTCGGTTTACGCCGCGAGCAAGGTGGCCGGCGAGATGCACTGCCTGGCGATCCACCGCTGGTGGGGGCATCCGGTGGTGGTGATTCGCAACTTCAACACCTTTGGCCCGCATCAGAACCTCGTCGGCTATCCGGCCGTCATCCCCGCCTTCATCGTGCGCGCGTTGCGCGGTGAGCCGCTGCGGGTGGAGGGCGGCGGAACCCAGACGCGCGACTTCATGTACATCGACGACGCGGTCGACGCATATGCGCGCGTGCTTGCCGCCGGTCCGCGCCTGGCGGGCTCGGTGTTCAACATCGGCACCGGACAGGAAACCTCGATTCGCGACCTCGCCGAGTTGATCGTGAGCGCGACCGGCTCGACGAGCGCCGTGCAGGTGATGCCGGGGCGGCGCAGCGACCTGCCGGCGCTGTGCGCCGACACCGGCCGCATCGAGCGCGAGCTGGGCTGGCGCGCCGAGACGCCGCTGGCCACGGGCATCGCGCGCATGGCGGACTGGCTGCGGGAGGTCGACGCCTGA